One Alcaligenes ammonioxydans DNA segment encodes these proteins:
- the ilvC gene encoding ketol-acid reductoisomerase has translation MKVFYDKDCDLSLIKGKTVAIIGYGSQGHAHALNLHESGVNVVVGLRKGGASWSKAENAGLKVQEVAEAVKSADVVMILLPDENIAEVYRNQVAENIKPGAALAFAHGFNVHYGQVVPRDDIDVIMIAPKAPGHTVRGTYSQGGGVPHLIAVYQDKTGAARDVALSYASANGGGRAGIIETNFREETETDLFGEQAVLCGGAVELIKAGFDTLVEAGYAPEMAYFECLHELKLIVDLIYEGGIANMNYSISNNAEYGEYETGPKIVTEETRKAMRKCLEDIQTGVYAKNFILENAAGAPTLISRRRINAESQIEQVGSKLRSMMPWIAANKLVDKSKN, from the coding sequence ATGAAAGTTTTCTACGACAAGGATTGTGATCTTTCCCTGATCAAAGGCAAGACCGTTGCCATCATCGGCTACGGTTCGCAAGGCCACGCCCACGCCCTGAACCTGCACGAGTCCGGCGTGAATGTGGTTGTGGGTCTGCGCAAAGGCGGCGCTTCCTGGAGCAAAGCCGAGAACGCTGGCCTGAAAGTTCAGGAAGTGGCCGAAGCCGTCAAGAGCGCTGACGTCGTCATGATCTTGTTGCCCGACGAAAACATTGCTGAGGTTTACCGCAACCAGGTTGCCGAGAACATCAAGCCTGGCGCCGCTCTGGCATTTGCTCACGGCTTTAACGTTCACTACGGCCAGGTTGTGCCCCGTGACGATATCGACGTCATCATGATTGCTCCCAAGGCTCCTGGTCACACGGTTCGTGGCACCTACAGCCAAGGCGGCGGCGTTCCTCACCTGATCGCTGTTTACCAGGACAAGACCGGCGCTGCTCGCGACGTGGCTCTGTCCTACGCATCGGCTAACGGCGGTGGTCGTGCCGGTATCATCGAAACCAACTTCCGCGAAGAAACCGAAACCGACTTGTTCGGTGAACAGGCTGTTCTGTGCGGCGGTGCGGTTGAGCTGATCAAAGCAGGCTTCGATACGCTGGTAGAAGCGGGTTACGCGCCTGAAATGGCTTACTTCGAGTGCTTGCACGAGCTCAAGCTGATCGTGGACCTGATCTACGAAGGCGGTATCGCCAACATGAACTACTCGATCTCCAACAACGCTGAATACGGCGAGTACGAGACCGGTCCGAAGATTGTTACCGAAGAAACCCGCAAGGCTATGCGCAAGTGCCTGGAAGACATCCAGACCGGCGTTTATGCCAAGAACTTCATCCTGGAAAACGCCGCCGGCGCTCCTACCTTGATCTCGCGTCGTCGTATCAATGCCGAATCGCAGATTGAGCAAGTGGGTAGCAAGCTGCGCTCCATGATGCCTTGGATTGCGGCCAACAAATTGGTCGATAAGTCCAAGAACTAA
- the tpiA gene encoding triose-phosphate isomerase: MSVHSSRKRLVAGNWKLNGSLDGNSRLLQELLVRPEMQAECDVLVCVPYVYLPQAVRILKGSAIAVGAQDVSVHAKGAYTGEVSAAMLADIGCRWVIVGHSERRQYHQESSAQVAAKVLAALDAGVTPIVCVGEQLADRQAGQEVCVVQDQLEPIKALGAQIVSRLVLAYEPVWAIGTGLTASPQQAQQMHQQIRAYMESDQVRILYGGSVKADNAAELFAMPDIDGALVGGASLDAQEFLRIVAA, from the coding sequence ATGAGCGTACATTCTTCGCGTAAACGACTGGTTGCGGGCAATTGGAAATTAAATGGCTCGCTTGATGGCAACAGCCGTCTGCTGCAAGAACTGCTTGTTCGGCCTGAGATGCAGGCAGAGTGTGATGTGCTTGTATGCGTTCCTTACGTGTATTTGCCTCAGGCGGTGAGGATCCTGAAAGGATCGGCTATTGCTGTCGGTGCTCAGGATGTGAGTGTTCATGCCAAGGGAGCTTACACCGGGGAAGTTTCGGCAGCGATGCTGGCCGATATCGGTTGCCGCTGGGTCATTGTCGGGCATTCTGAGCGTCGGCAGTATCATCAGGAAAGTAGCGCTCAGGTTGCGGCCAAGGTGTTGGCTGCCTTGGATGCGGGCGTGACGCCGATAGTCTGTGTTGGTGAGCAGTTAGCTGATCGCCAGGCAGGGCAGGAGGTCTGCGTGGTACAAGACCAGCTCGAACCGATTAAAGCGCTGGGCGCGCAGATCGTGTCTCGTCTGGTGTTGGCTTATGAGCCCGTGTGGGCTATTGGCACGGGTCTGACGGCTTCGCCGCAGCAAGCGCAGCAAATGCACCAACAGATTCGTGCCTATATGGAATCGGATCAGGTGCGCATTTTGTATGGTGGCAGTGTGAAGGCGGATAACGCCGCTGAGCTATTTGCCATGCCGGATATTGATGGTGCCTTGGTGGGTGGTGCATCTTTGGATGCGCAAGAATTTTTACGTATTGTGGCCGCTTAA
- the pnp gene encoding polyribonucleotide nucleotidyltransferase: MFNKVTKSFQYGEHTVVLETGEIARQASGAVLVSIEDTVVLATVVGASKAKAGQDFFPLTVDYVEKTYSAGKIPGGFFKREGRQSEREILISRLIDRPLRPLFPEGFYNEVQVIIHTVSVNPEIDPDIAAMIGASAALAISGIPFNGPVGAARVGYIDGQYVLNPSATQLKSSDLDLVVAGTEQAVLMVESEAKQLSEEVMLGGVVFAHEQMQAAINCIHELVEEAGKPEWDWQPAAVNESLLASVSAAAEEGLKQAYQTREKQARTEQLRAVYAHAKETVLAQAEANGQEQPDMVAVENMLFDLESKIVRSRILSGESRIDGRDTRTVRPISIRLGVLPRAHGSALFTRGETQALVVTTLGTKQDEQIIDSIMGEYRDRFMMHYNMPPFATGEAGRFGAPKRREIGHGRLAKRALTPLLPAAEDFQYSIRVVSEITESNGSSSMASVCGGSLSMMDAGVPVQDHVAGVAMGLIKEGNKFAVLTDILGDEDHLGDMDFKVAGTEKGITALQMDIKIQGITKEIMQVALAQAHEGRMHILGKMKESIDGSRTEMSEFAPRMLTVKINPEKIRDVIGKGGATIRALTEETGTQIDISDDGTITIASADLDKAREAERRIKELTAEVEVGQEYEGPVMRLLDFGAIVQVLPGRDGLLHISEIANYRIANINDVLKVGQIVKVKIIEADEKGRLRLSIKAIGGIEAQGGPAAPAAS; encoded by the coding sequence ATGTTCAATAAAGTCACCAAGTCTTTCCAGTACGGTGAGCACACCGTTGTGCTGGAAACCGGAGAAATCGCACGTCAGGCGTCAGGTGCCGTGCTGGTTTCCATCGAAGATACTGTTGTGCTGGCCACCGTTGTGGGCGCCAGCAAAGCGAAAGCCGGTCAGGACTTTTTTCCTTTGACCGTGGATTACGTTGAAAAAACCTACTCTGCCGGCAAAATTCCCGGTGGTTTTTTCAAGCGTGAAGGTCGTCAGTCCGAGCGCGAGATCCTGATCTCCCGCCTGATCGATCGCCCCTTGCGTCCTCTTTTCCCCGAGGGCTTCTACAACGAAGTTCAGGTCATCATTCACACCGTATCGGTCAACCCTGAAATTGACCCAGACATCGCTGCCATGATTGGCGCGTCCGCTGCTCTGGCCATCTCGGGTATTCCTTTCAATGGTCCGGTGGGCGCGGCGCGCGTTGGTTACATCGATGGTCAGTATGTGCTGAATCCATCGGCCACTCAGCTGAAGTCTTCGGATCTGGATCTGGTGGTTGCCGGTACCGAACAAGCTGTCTTGATGGTTGAGTCCGAAGCCAAGCAATTGTCTGAGGAAGTCATGCTGGGCGGTGTGGTGTTTGCTCATGAGCAAATGCAAGCTGCCATCAACTGCATTCATGAGTTGGTTGAGGAAGCAGGTAAGCCCGAGTGGGATTGGCAGCCGGCTGCTGTCAACGAAAGCCTATTGGCTTCGGTTAGCGCCGCTGCCGAGGAAGGTTTGAAGCAAGCGTATCAAACGCGTGAAAAACAGGCTCGCACGGAGCAGCTTCGCGCGGTATACGCCCACGCCAAAGAAACCGTTCTGGCTCAAGCAGAGGCTAACGGTCAGGAACAGCCTGACATGGTGGCTGTTGAAAACATGCTGTTTGATCTGGAAAGCAAGATTGTGCGCTCGCGCATCTTGAGTGGCGAGTCCCGTATTGACGGTCGCGATACCCGCACTGTTCGTCCTATCAGCATCCGTTTGGGCGTATTGCCTCGTGCTCACGGTAGCGCCTTGTTTACGCGTGGCGAAACCCAGGCTTTGGTGGTGACGACGCTGGGCACCAAGCAAGATGAGCAAATTATTGACTCGATCATGGGTGAGTACCGCGATCGCTTCATGATGCACTACAACATGCCTCCTTTCGCTACCGGCGAAGCCGGCCGTTTCGGTGCCCCCAAGCGTCGTGAGATTGGTCACGGTCGTCTGGCCAAACGTGCTCTGACCCCTTTGCTGCCAGCAGCTGAGGATTTCCAGTACTCCATCCGCGTGGTGTCCGAGATCACCGAATCCAACGGTTCGTCTTCTATGGCGTCCGTGTGCGGTGGCTCTCTGTCCATGATGGATGCGGGTGTTCCGGTGCAAGATCACGTGGCGGGTGTGGCCATGGGTCTGATCAAGGAAGGCAACAAGTTTGCCGTACTGACCGACATTCTGGGCGACGAGGATCACCTGGGTGATATGGACTTCAAGGTAGCCGGTACCGAGAAAGGTATTACTGCTTTGCAGATGGACATCAAGATCCAGGGCATTACCAAGGAAATCATGCAGGTTGCATTGGCTCAGGCCCATGAAGGCCGTATGCACATCCTGGGCAAGATGAAAGAGTCCATCGACGGTTCCCGTACCGAGATGTCCGAATTTGCTCCTCGCATGTTGACCGTGAAGATCAACCCCGAGAAGATTCGTGACGTGATTGGTAAGGGTGGTGCCACCATCCGCGCTCTGACCGAAGAGACGGGCACGCAGATCGATATTTCGGACGACGGTACGATTACCATCGCCAGCGCTGATCTGGACAAGGCTCGCGAAGCGGAGCGTCGTATCAAAGAACTGACGGCTGAAGTTGAAGTGGGTCAGGAATACGAAGGCCCAGTGATGCGCTTGCTGGATTTTGGTGCGATCGTTCAGGTTCTGCCAGGTCGTGACGGTTTGCTGCATATCTCTGAGATTGCCAACTACCGTATTGCCAATATCAATGACGTACTGAAAGTCGGCCAGATTGTGAAGGTCAAGATCATTGAGGCTGATGAGAAAGGTCGTCTGCGTCTGTCGATCAAGGCTATTGGTGGCATTGAAGCTCAAGGCGGCCCGGCTGCTCCTGCTGCTTCTTGA
- a CDS encoding NADH-quinone oxidoreductase subunit A has translation MNLQEYFPVLLFIIVATGIGLALLLVGRVLGPNRPDAEKLSPYECGFEAFGDSRMKVDIRYYLIAILFIMFDLEIAFLFPWAMANGTVGLVGFWTVMAFLAVLTVGFIYEWKKGALDWE, from the coding sequence ATGAACCTGCAAGAGTACTTTCCCGTTTTGCTATTTATCATCGTTGCCACTGGGATTGGCCTGGCGCTACTTTTGGTCGGTCGAGTGCTCGGTCCCAACCGGCCCGATGCTGAAAAGCTCTCTCCTTACGAATGCGGTTTTGAAGCATTCGGCGATTCGCGCATGAAGGTGGATATCCGTTACTACCTGATCGCGATTCTGTTCATCATGTTCGATCTGGAAATCGCTTTTCTGTTTCCCTGGGCCATGGCCAATGGAACAGTAGGCCTGGTTGGTTTCTGGACCGTTATGGCGTTTCTGGCCGTTTTGACGGTCGGTTTTATCTACGAATGGAAAAAAGGCGCTCTGGACTGGGAGTAA
- the ilvB gene encoding biosynthetic-type acetolactate synthase large subunit: MSELNGADIVVRTLADEGVEHVFGYPGGAVLYIYDAIFKQDRFQHILVRHEQAAVHAADAYSRSSQKVGVALVTSGPGVTNAVTGIATAYLDSIPMVIISGQVSTQAIGEDAFQECDAIGITRPCVKHNFLVRDVRDLADTIRKAFFIATTGRPGPVLIDIPKDITTATCKYTPKRGEVKMRSYAPVTKGHQGQIKKAVQILNSAERPLIYVGGGVVLGNAESELNDLVKLSGAPCTTTLMGLGAYPGTADQYIGMPGMHGTYEANMTMQHCDVLVAVGARFDDRVIGNTRHFGQNPRKIIHIDIDPSVISKRVKVDVPIVGCVKDVLTEFNELYAQSRQESQHQPSLNDWWKQINVWRGKNSLAYAKSDELIKPQFVVESLWEVTGGNAFVTSDVGQHQMWAAQYYKFNKPRRWINSGGLGTMGVGLPYAMGVQMANPGQDVAVITGEGSIQMNIQELSTCKQYRLSPKILCLNNRYLGMVRQWQQIDYGSRYSESYVDALPDFVKLVESYGHVGLEIDKPADVVPAIREAFTTHKDRLVFLNFITDQTENVFPMVKAGRGLTEMLLGPDDL, encoded by the coding sequence ATGTCTGAATTAAATGGCGCAGATATTGTTGTGCGCACGCTCGCGGACGAAGGCGTAGAACACGTTTTCGGATACCCGGGTGGTGCCGTTCTCTATATTTACGACGCAATCTTCAAGCAGGACCGCTTCCAGCACATTCTTGTGCGTCATGAACAGGCCGCTGTTCATGCTGCGGATGCCTATTCCCGTTCGTCCCAGAAAGTTGGCGTGGCACTGGTAACCAGTGGCCCGGGCGTCACCAATGCCGTGACCGGTATTGCGACCGCGTACCTGGATTCCATTCCGATGGTCATCATCAGTGGTCAGGTCAGCACGCAGGCCATTGGCGAAGATGCTTTCCAGGAATGTGATGCCATTGGCATTACCCGTCCCTGCGTCAAGCACAACTTTCTGGTGCGCGATGTCCGTGATCTGGCCGATACCATTCGCAAGGCATTCTTTATTGCCACTACCGGCCGTCCAGGCCCCGTGCTGATTGATATCCCCAAAGATATTACGACCGCAACGTGCAAGTACACGCCCAAGCGTGGCGAGGTCAAGATGCGCTCCTATGCGCCGGTGACCAAGGGCCATCAGGGGCAAATCAAAAAGGCTGTCCAGATTCTCAACAGCGCCGAGCGCCCGCTGATCTACGTGGGTGGTGGCGTGGTGCTGGGTAATGCAGAAAGCGAACTCAATGACCTGGTCAAGCTCAGTGGCGCACCCTGCACCACGACCTTGATGGGTCTGGGTGCCTATCCCGGCACGGCCGACCAGTACATCGGCATGCCCGGCATGCACGGTACCTATGAAGCCAACATGACCATGCAGCATTGCGACGTGCTGGTCGCTGTCGGTGCGCGGTTTGATGACCGCGTGATCGGCAATACCCGTCATTTCGGTCAGAATCCGCGCAAGATCATTCATATCGATATTGATCCTTCCGTGATCTCCAAGCGCGTGAAAGTGGATGTGCCGATTGTGGGCTGTGTCAAAGACGTGCTGACCGAGTTCAATGAGCTGTATGCGCAAAGCCGTCAGGAATCGCAGCACCAGCCTTCCCTGAACGACTGGTGGAAGCAGATCAATGTCTGGCGGGGCAAGAACTCGCTGGCCTACGCCAAGTCGGACGAACTGATCAAGCCGCAATTTGTGGTGGAGTCCCTGTGGGAAGTGACGGGCGGCAACGCATTCGTGACTTCCGATGTGGGTCAGCACCAGATGTGGGCGGCGCAGTACTACAAATTCAATAAGCCTCGTCGCTGGATCAATTCCGGTGGCCTGGGCACGATGGGCGTGGGCTTGCCTTACGCAATGGGTGTGCAGATGGCCAATCCAGGCCAGGATGTTGCCGTCATCACCGGTGAAGGCTCCATCCAGATGAATATCCAGGAGCTGTCTACGTGTAAACAGTACCGCTTGAGTCCCAAGATTCTTTGTCTGAACAATCGTTATCTGGGCATGGTGCGCCAGTGGCAACAGATCGATTACGGCTCGCGCTATTCCGAGTCCTACGTGGATGCATTGCCTGACTTTGTCAAACTGGTGGAAAGCTACGGTCACGTGGGTCTGGAAATCGACAAGCCAGCCGATGTGGTCCCCGCTATTCGCGAAGCCTTCACCACGCACAAAGACCGCCTGGTATTTCTGAACTTCATCACGGACCAAACCGAAAACGTGTTCCCGATGGTGAAAGCAGGCCGTGGCCTGACAGAAATGCTCTTGGGCCCTGACGATCTGTAA
- the rpsO gene encoding 30S ribosomal protein S15, with protein sequence MAVADIKKVDIVSEFQRKQGDTGSPEVQVALLTARINELTGHFKAHNKDHHSRRGLLRMVSRRRKLLDYLKGRNPDAYRALIEKLGLRK encoded by the coding sequence ATGGCAGTTGCAGATATCAAAAAAGTCGATATCGTTTCCGAGTTTCAGCGTAAACAAGGCGATACAGGCTCCCCAGAAGTGCAAGTGGCTTTGCTGACCGCTCGCATCAACGAATTGACCGGCCACTTCAAGGCTCACAACAAAGATCACCACTCCCGTCGTGGTCTGTTGCGCATGGTTAGCCGTCGTCGCAAATTGCTGGATTACCTGAAAGGTCGTAATCCAGACGCTTACCGTGCTTTGATCGAAAAACTCGGTCTGCGTAAGTGA
- the secG gene encoding preprotein translocase subunit SecG, producing MQDWMSSVLMAVQVISSLLIIGLVLLQQGKGADMGSAFGGGSAGSVFGAAGAANFLSRMTKWAAIVFFASTGGLAWVAHHPAQKADAGVMQGYESSVPGAAPTGAASVPAPAPAASVPAAVPPAASESQEVPATPAAK from the coding sequence ATGCAAGATTGGATGTCTTCCGTTCTGATGGCGGTGCAGGTTATCTCCTCGCTGTTGATTATTGGTCTGGTTCTGTTGCAGCAGGGTAAGGGCGCAGATATGGGATCTGCTTTTGGTGGTGGTTCCGCAGGTAGCGTTTTTGGCGCTGCGGGTGCGGCCAACTTCCTGTCGCGTATGACGAAATGGGCGGCTATCGTCTTTTTTGCTTCTACTGGCGGTTTGGCATGGGTGGCTCACCATCCTGCGCAAAAGGCAGACGCAGGTGTGATGCAAGGTTACGAATCCTCTGTGCCGGGTGCGGCTCCAACGGGGGCAGCGTCAGTTCCAGCGCCCGCGCCTGCAGCGTCCGTACCGGCAGCTGTGCCTCCAGCAGCTTCGGAAAGTCAGGAAGTACCCGCGACTCCTGCGGCCAAGTAA
- the ilvN gene encoding acetolactate synthase small subunit, with translation MKHVISILLENEPGALSRVVGLFSARGYNIETLTVAPTEDDTLSRMTIVTRGADDVIEQITKHLNRLVDVVKVVDLSEGPHIERELMLIKVRAVGKEREEMKRMADIFRGRIIDVTDKTYTIELTGVQDKIAAFINALDRTAILETVRTGVSGVSRGERVLKL, from the coding sequence ATGAAACACGTCATTTCTATCCTTCTGGAAAACGAGCCCGGCGCACTGTCCCGTGTGGTTGGCCTGTTTTCGGCTCGTGGCTATAACATCGAGACCTTGACGGTTGCTCCTACCGAGGACGACACCCTGTCTCGCATGACCATCGTGACGCGAGGGGCGGACGACGTCATCGAGCAGATCACCAAGCACTTGAACCGTCTGGTTGACGTGGTCAAGGTGGTGGATCTGTCCGAAGGCCCTCACATCGAGCGTGAACTGATGCTCATCAAGGTGCGGGCTGTCGGCAAGGAACGTGAAGAGATGAAGCGCATGGCGGATATTTTCCGTGGCCGCATCATCGATGTGACGGACAAGACATACACCATCGAACTGACCGGTGTTCAAGACAAAATTGCTGCTTTCATTAATGCGCTGGATCGCACGGCCATTCTTGAAACAGTGCGCACCGGGGTCTCTGGTGTCAGCCGTGGCGAGCGTGTCTTAAAGCTGTAA
- the pssA gene encoding CDP-diacylglycerol--serine O-phosphatidyltransferase translates to MPNLLNDETRRRRSIYLLPNAFTTANLFAGFYAVVQAMNGRFEAAAIAIFLALVFDGMDGRVARLTNTQSAFGEQYDSMADMISFGAAPALVMYVWAMQGLGRWGWLAAFIYVAGGALRLARFNTNIEVVDKRFFQGLPSPAAAALVAGFVWLAVDNKLSLQVNVIPWVAFGLTIYAGLAMVSNAPFYSGKSFAISRSVPFWGMLLFVLVFVFVSTDPPVFLFGLFCLYGLSGWFVMAWRWRRARALARLRRGNN, encoded by the coding sequence ATGCCCAATTTGCTCAATGATGAAACCCGTCGTCGGCGTAGCATCTATCTTTTGCCCAACGCCTTTACCACCGCCAATTTGTTTGCGGGCTTTTATGCCGTTGTGCAAGCGATGAACGGTCGCTTTGAAGCGGCGGCCATCGCCATTTTCCTGGCCTTGGTGTTCGATGGGATGGATGGGCGGGTTGCTCGGCTGACCAATACGCAGTCTGCTTTTGGCGAGCAGTATGACTCCATGGCAGACATGATCTCTTTTGGTGCGGCTCCTGCGCTGGTCATGTATGTTTGGGCCATGCAGGGCTTGGGACGCTGGGGATGGTTGGCCGCCTTTATCTATGTGGCGGGTGGCGCCTTGCGTCTGGCTCGTTTCAACACCAATATTGAAGTGGTCGACAAGCGTTTCTTTCAAGGTTTACCCAGTCCGGCCGCCGCCGCGCTGGTAGCCGGTTTTGTCTGGCTGGCCGTGGACAATAAATTGTCGCTGCAAGTCAATGTGATCCCCTGGGTAGCCTTTGGTCTGACTATTTACGCCGGCCTGGCCATGGTATCCAATGCGCCGTTTTATAGCGGCAAGTCCTTTGCCATCAGCCGCAGCGTTCCATTTTGGGGCATGTTGCTGTTTGTGCTGGTCTTTGTATTTGTGTCGACCGATCCGCCCGTCTTTCTGTTTGGTCTGTTCTGCCTGTATGGGCTGTCGGGATGGTTTGTGATGGCCTGGCGTTGGCGTCGTGCCCGTGCCTTGGCGCGACTACGGCGTGGAAACAACTAA
- a CDS encoding NuoB/complex I 20 kDa subunit family protein codes for MAIDGILKEGFVTTSADKFLNWAKTGSMWPMTFGLACCAVEMMHAGAARYDLDQFGIIFRPSPRQSDLMIVAGTLCNKMAPALRKVYDQMAEPRWVVSMGSCANGGGYYHYSYSVVRGCDRIVPVDVYVPGCPPTAEALVYGLLQMQNKIRLTNTIAR; via the coding sequence ATGGCTATCGACGGCATTCTCAAAGAAGGTTTTGTGACGACCAGTGCAGACAAGTTTCTGAACTGGGCAAAAACAGGGTCTATGTGGCCCATGACATTTGGTCTGGCCTGTTGTGCAGTGGAAATGATGCACGCTGGTGCGGCTCGTTATGACCTGGACCAATTTGGCATTATTTTCCGTCCCAGCCCACGTCAGTCTGACTTGATGATTGTGGCGGGTACCCTGTGCAACAAGATGGCGCCTGCCTTGCGCAAGGTGTACGACCAGATGGCCGAGCCACGCTGGGTCGTATCCATGGGCTCCTGTGCCAATGGTGGCGGCTACTACCACTACTCCTATTCGGTTGTGCGCGGTTGTGATCGCATCGTTCCGGTGGACGTGTATGTGCCGGGCTGTCCTCCGACCGCTGAAGCCTTGGTTTACGGCTTGCTGCAAATGCAGAAC
- a CDS encoding NAD(P)H-quinone oxidoreductase, which translates to MRAVEITEFGKPEVLRIGERPMPQAGAGEVLVKVLAAGVNRPDVLQRAGAYPPPAGASDIPGLEVAGEIVSGDLQGSEFKIGDRVCALVSGGGYAEYCVVPVEQCLPVPAGFSVLEAAGLPETFFTVWSNVFERGQLSAGETLLVHGGASGIGTTAIQLAVALGHTVYATAGSDERVQAINRLGGIGINYKTQVYEEVIKGKTEGRGVDVILDMVAGDYINRDLACLADDGRIVIIAMLGGVKATINCGEILRRRLTITGSTLRSRPVTFKAQLARALRTHVWPLLEAGRVRPLIHATFPLEKASEAHAMMEAGEQVGKIILVP; encoded by the coding sequence ATGCGAGCAGTGGAAATTACCGAGTTTGGAAAACCAGAAGTATTGCGAATTGGCGAGCGACCGATGCCGCAGGCGGGTGCCGGGGAGGTATTGGTCAAGGTGTTGGCGGCGGGTGTCAATCGGCCTGATGTGTTGCAACGTGCCGGCGCCTATCCACCACCTGCTGGGGCTTCTGATATTCCAGGGCTTGAAGTAGCGGGTGAAATCGTGTCCGGCGATCTGCAGGGTAGTGAGTTTAAGATAGGTGATCGGGTGTGTGCGCTGGTAAGCGGTGGCGGCTATGCCGAGTACTGCGTGGTCCCGGTAGAGCAGTGTTTGCCGGTGCCCGCCGGCTTCAGTGTGCTGGAGGCGGCCGGTTTGCCCGAGACCTTTTTTACAGTCTGGAGCAATGTATTTGAGCGTGGGCAGTTAAGCGCAGGCGAAACCTTGTTGGTTCACGGTGGAGCAAGTGGTATTGGAACCACCGCCATTCAGCTTGCTGTGGCGCTAGGGCATACGGTTTATGCCACGGCGGGCAGCGATGAGCGTGTGCAAGCCATCAATCGTCTGGGCGGAATTGGTATCAACTACAAAACACAGGTTTACGAAGAAGTCATTAAAGGCAAAACAGAAGGCCGTGGCGTGGATGTGATTTTGGATATGGTCGCCGGTGACTATATCAATCGCGATCTGGCTTGCTTGGCGGACGATGGCCGCATCGTCATTATTGCGATGTTGGGTGGCGTGAAGGCGACCATTAATTGTGGTGAGATTTTGCGCCGACGCCTGACGATTACCGGCTCTACCCTGCGTTCTCGGCCCGTTACGTTCAAGGCCCAGTTGGCGCGGGCCCTGAGGACGCATGTCTGGCCTTTGCTCGAGGCCGGGCGGGTACGACCGTTGATTCACGCTACTTTCCCCCTGGAGAAAGCCAGTGAGGCGCACGCCATGATGGAGGCGGGTGAGCAGGTTGGCAAGATCATTCTTGTTCCCTAA
- a CDS encoding porin, whose protein sequence is MKKTLLAAALMAGFAGVAHAETSVTLYGILDGGIGYQKFKGVDSYASNRDGMESISQKKTGMINGIQSGNRWGLKGSEDLGDGLRAVFVLESGFDLGTGTHKQGDRLFGRQATLGLAGDSWGQLDFGRQTNIASKYLPGVADPFGGGFDQANIGAAFTAANTVRYDNMVMYQTPNFSGFQFGVGYSFNTNGPEEYKITNSVSPEDGLERNQRGITTGLRYANGPIGVALTYDQYKTRENRAAVGAPVTGGDTVKSWNIGGSYDFEVVKAHLAFGQTRDGLFEAQSFSGVGIDTSNLKGLKVNTYLVGLSAPVGAGTVMGSWTMADPRSAPDALANTGASWEMKKQHTFSLGYSHPLSKRTNVYAIGSYAKNVHFLPDGKSTLVGVGLRHQF, encoded by the coding sequence ATGAAAAAGACTCTGCTCGCTGCTGCTCTGATGGCCGGCTTCGCTGGCGTCGCACACGCAGAAACGTCTGTCACCCTGTACGGTATTCTGGACGGTGGTATCGGTTACCAGAAGTTCAAAGGTGTTGATTCTTATGCTTCTAACCGTGATGGTATGGAGTCTATCAGCCAGAAGAAAACCGGCATGATCAATGGCATCCAGTCCGGCAACCGTTGGGGCCTGAAGGGTTCTGAAGATCTGGGTGACGGCCTGCGTGCTGTGTTCGTTCTGGAAAGCGGTTTCGATCTGGGTACCGGTACCCACAAGCAAGGTGACCGTCTGTTCGGTCGTCAAGCCACTCTGGGTCTGGCTGGTGACAGCTGGGGTCAACTGGACTTCGGTCGTCAAACTAACATCGCCTCCAAGTACCTGCCAGGCGTAGCCGATCCATTCGGCGGTGGTTTCGACCAAGCTAACATCGGTGCTGCTTTCACAGCTGCTAACACCGTTCGTTACGACAACATGGTCATGTACCAAACCCCTAACTTCTCCGGCTTCCAGTTCGGCGTTGGTTACTCCTTCAACACCAATGGTCCTGAAGAGTACAAGATCACCAACAGCGTAAGCCCTGAAGATGGTCTGGAGCGCAACCAGCGCGGTATCACTACCGGTCTGCGTTACGCTAACGGCCCTATCGGTGTTGCTCTGACATACGATCAGTACAAGACTCGTGAAAACCGCGCTGCAGTTGGTGCTCCTGTGACTGGCGGCGACACTGTCAAGTCCTGGAACATCGGCGGTAGCTACGACTTTGAAGTTGTGAAAGCTCACTTGGCTTTCGGTCAAACTCGTGACGGTCTGTTCGAAGCTCAGTCCTTCAGCGGTGTTGGCATTGACACCAGCAACCTGAAAGGCCTGAAAGTTAACACCTACCTGGTCGGCTTGTCCGCTCCAGTTGGTGCCGGTACTGTGATGGGTTCCTGGACGATGGCTGATCCTCGTTCGGCTCCAGACGCATTGGCTAACACCGGTGCTTCGTGGGAAATGAAGAAACAGCACACTTTCAGCCTGGGTTACAGCCACCCACTGAGCAAGCGCACCAACGTGTACGCAATTGGTTCCTACGCCAAGAACGTTCACTTCTTGCCAGACGGCAAGTCGACTCTGGTCGGCGTTGGTCTGCGTCACCAGTTCTAA